The Dermochelys coriacea isolate rDerCor1 chromosome 7, rDerCor1.pri.v4, whole genome shotgun sequence genome window below encodes:
- the LOC119859571 gene encoding protein SSUH2 homolog isoform X4, whose protein sequence is MPCLELMDTATEDEDSGDCGNKVLPPPADQLPEGEHNDSIPLQSEWSILSISEHVAREALIQYTANKCCYRIAPAKRMVVQNLTPLNTFRYRLQTFTETRETFPVSEPYNGGFVDSSDVAPAPAPWEIEVDAPPLFTDCEMHIPVPHTYSVQDCRNCQGRGKNQCHSCSGSGKRRCTACNGTGWQDTSNQSCLFCSGSGKRRCLNCHGGGWQKCIRCSGKGLLLYHSELTITWKNSVAEYVVDKNFGFPIYHLQEVTGKEIFSDENQVVYPLVNFPEPTIDRGSESCIAQHQMQFASNSRILRQKQTIELIPLTKVEYEWRGKVYSFYVFGNENKVYTEDYPAKCCCSVM, encoded by the exons ATGCCCTGCTTGGAGCTGATGGACACAGCCACTGAAGATGAAGATTCAGGAGACTGCG GAAACAAAGTTTTACCTCCCCCAGCTGATCAGCTGCCTGAAGGAGAGCACAATGATTCCATTCCACTTCAGTCAGAGTGGAG caTTCTCTCTATTTCTGAGCATGTAGCCAGAGAAGCCTTGATACAGTACACAGCCAATAAGTGCTGCTATCGGATTGCCCCTGCAAAACGTATGGTGGTCCAGAACCTGACTCCACTCAACACATTCAGA TATCGTCTGCAAACCTTCACTGAAACCAGAGAAACATTCCCGGTCAGCGAGCCTTATAATG GTGGATTTGTGGACTCTTCTGATGTTGCACCAGCACCTGCCCCGTGGGAAATAGAAGTGGATGCACCTCCTCTGTTTACGGACTGTGAAATGCACATTCCAGTGCCGCACACATATTCAGTACAG GATTGTCGTAATTGCCAAGGACGTGGTAAGAATCAGTGCCACTCATGTAGTGGATCTGGAAAG AGAAGATGTACAGCTTGTAATGGGACTGGCTGGCAAGACACATCCAATCAGAGTTGTTTATTTTGCTCAGGTTCAGGAAAGAGACG TTGCTTAAACTGTCATGGAGGTGGTTGGCAGAAATGCATTCGTTGCTCTGGAAAAGGCCTCTTGCTATATCATTCTGAACTTACAATCACTTG GAAGAACAGCGTTGCTGAATATGTTGTTGACAAGAATTTTGGGTTTCCTATTTATCACCTGCAGGAAGTCACTGGGAAGGAAATATTTAGTGATGAAAAtcaagtg GTGTATCCTCTAGTGAATTTCCCTGAGCCGACCATTGATAGGGGTTCAGAATCATGCATTGCGCAACACCAAATGCAGTTTGCCTCCAATAGTCGTATATTGAGACAG AAACAAACCATTGAGCTGATTCCACTCACCAAGGTGGAATATGAATGGAGAGGAAAAGTCTATTCCTTCTATGTCTTTGGAAATGAGAATAAAGTGTATACAGAGGACTACCCAGCAAAGTGCTGCTGTTCAGTCATGTGA
- the LOC119859571 gene encoding protein SSUH2 homolog isoform X3: protein MEQELQIGNESHLNYGSECLLPPSVAQDAPAPYSSPHEGPSMPCLELMDTATEDEDSGDCGNKVLPPPADQLPEGEHNDSIPLQSEWSILSISEHVAREALIQYTANKCCYRIAPAKRMVVQNLTPLNTFRYRLQTFTETRETFPVSEPYNGGFVDSSDVAPAPAPWEIEVDAPPLFTDCEMHIPVPHTYSVQDCRNCQGRGKNQCHSCSGSGKRRCTACNGTGWQDTSNQSCLFCSGSGKRRCLNCHGGGWQKCIRCSGKGLLLYHSELTITWKNSVAEYVVDKNFGFPIYHLQEVTGKEIFSDENQVVYPLVNFPEPTIDRGSESCIAQHQMQFASNSRILRQKQTIELIPLTKVEYEWRGKVYSFYVFGNENKVYTEDYPAKCCCSVM from the exons ATGCCCCTGCTCCTTATTCCTCGCCCCATGAAGGACCCTCTATGCCCTGCTTGGAGCTGATGGACACAGCCACTGAAGATGAAGATTCAGGAGACTGCG GAAACAAAGTTTTACCTCCCCCAGCTGATCAGCTGCCTGAAGGAGAGCACAATGATTCCATTCCACTTCAGTCAGAGTGGAG caTTCTCTCTATTTCTGAGCATGTAGCCAGAGAAGCCTTGATACAGTACACAGCCAATAAGTGCTGCTATCGGATTGCCCCTGCAAAACGTATGGTGGTCCAGAACCTGACTCCACTCAACACATTCAGA TATCGTCTGCAAACCTTCACTGAAACCAGAGAAACATTCCCGGTCAGCGAGCCTTATAATG GTGGATTTGTGGACTCTTCTGATGTTGCACCAGCACCTGCCCCGTGGGAAATAGAAGTGGATGCACCTCCTCTGTTTACGGACTGTGAAATGCACATTCCAGTGCCGCACACATATTCAGTACAG GATTGTCGTAATTGCCAAGGACGTGGTAAGAATCAGTGCCACTCATGTAGTGGATCTGGAAAG AGAAGATGTACAGCTTGTAATGGGACTGGCTGGCAAGACACATCCAATCAGAGTTGTTTATTTTGCTCAGGTTCAGGAAAGAGACG TTGCTTAAACTGTCATGGAGGTGGTTGGCAGAAATGCATTCGTTGCTCTGGAAAAGGCCTCTTGCTATATCATTCTGAACTTACAATCACTTG GAAGAACAGCGTTGCTGAATATGTTGTTGACAAGAATTTTGGGTTTCCTATTTATCACCTGCAGGAAGTCACTGGGAAGGAAATATTTAGTGATGAAAAtcaagtg GTGTATCCTCTAGTGAATTTCCCTGAGCCGACCATTGATAGGGGTTCAGAATCATGCATTGCGCAACACCAAATGCAGTTTGCCTCCAATAGTCGTATATTGAGACAG AAACAAACCATTGAGCTGATTCCACTCACCAAGGTGGAATATGAATGGAGAGGAAAAGTCTATTCCTTCTATGTCTTTGGAAATGAGAATAAAGTGTATACAGAGGACTACCCAGCAAAGTGCTGCTGTTCAGTCATGTGA